Proteins encoded by one window of Anaeromyxobacter diazotrophicus:
- a CDS encoding FliI/YscN family ATPase: MDAITRAIAEADPLPLTGTVVRAAGLVLEAALPRVPVGTACEIRAVDGASVMAEVVGFFGQTARLMPLADIHGIGEGCTVVPRASADKIAVGDGLLGRVVDAALHPMDGGPTPMLRGRARLHATPPPAMERRRVTRPLGLGIRSIDACLTVGEGQRLAILAGPGVGKSVLLGMLARSADADVVVVGLVGERGREVRDFIERDLGAGLRRAVVVVATSDESPLKRVRAGMVATTLAEHFRAQGKRVLLLVDSLSRIAQAQREIGLAAGEPPTTKGYPPSAFAILPRLVERAGNDAGPGSITAFYSVLAEGDDQTDPIADAAKATLDGHVVLSRKLAESGHFPAVDVLASISRVMNDIVEPAHRELARQAREALSAYREAADLIEVGAYAAGSNPRVDRALRCLPALQAFLRQEPGERTALPEMLAGLKRALGAEVARG; the protein is encoded by the coding sequence ATGGACGCCATCACCCGCGCCATCGCCGAGGCCGACCCGCTCCCCCTGACCGGGACGGTGGTGCGCGCCGCCGGCCTCGTCCTGGAGGCCGCGCTGCCCCGGGTTCCGGTGGGGACGGCCTGCGAGATCCGCGCGGTGGACGGCGCCTCGGTGATGGCGGAGGTCGTGGGCTTCTTCGGCCAGACCGCCCGGCTCATGCCGCTCGCCGACATCCACGGCATCGGCGAGGGGTGCACGGTCGTCCCGCGCGCCTCCGCCGACAAGATCGCGGTGGGCGACGGCCTCCTCGGGCGGGTGGTGGACGCCGCCCTGCACCCCATGGACGGCGGCCCCACCCCCATGCTGCGCGGGCGCGCCCGCCTCCACGCCACGCCGCCGCCCGCCATGGAGCGGCGCCGCGTCACCCGTCCCCTCGGCCTCGGCATCCGCTCCATCGACGCGTGCCTCACCGTCGGCGAGGGGCAGCGCCTCGCCATCCTGGCCGGCCCGGGCGTCGGGAAGAGCGTGCTGCTCGGGATGCTGGCGCGCTCGGCCGACGCCGACGTGGTGGTGGTCGGGCTGGTCGGCGAGCGAGGCCGCGAGGTCCGGGACTTCATCGAGCGCGATCTCGGCGCCGGGCTGCGGCGGGCGGTGGTGGTCGTCGCGACCAGCGACGAGTCGCCGCTCAAGCGCGTCCGCGCCGGCATGGTCGCCACCACCCTCGCCGAGCACTTCCGGGCCCAGGGCAAGCGGGTGCTGCTGCTGGTGGACTCGCTCTCACGCATCGCCCAGGCGCAGCGCGAGATCGGCCTCGCCGCGGGCGAGCCGCCCACCACCAAGGGCTACCCTCCCTCCGCCTTCGCCATCCTGCCGCGCCTGGTGGAGCGCGCCGGCAACGACGCCGGCCCGGGCAGCATCACCGCCTTCTACTCGGTGCTGGCCGAGGGCGACGACCAGACCGACCCCATCGCCGACGCCGCCAAGGCGACGCTCGACGGGCACGTGGTGCTCTCGCGCAAGCTGGCCGAGTCGGGCCACTTCCCGGCGGTGGACGTCCTCGCCTCCATCTCGCGCGTCATGAACGACATCGTGGAGCCGGCGCACCGGGAGCTGGCGCGCCAGGCGCGCGAGGCGCTCTCGGCCTACCGCGAGGCGGCCGACCTCATCGAGGTGGGCGCCTACGCCGCGGGCTCCAACCCCCGCGTGGACCGCGCCCTGCGCTGCCTCCCGGCGCTGCAGGCCTTCCTGCGGCAGGAGCCGGGAGAGCGGACGGCGCTGCCCGAGATGCTGGCCGGGCTGAAGCGCGCGCTCGGAGCGGAGGTGGCCCGTGGGTAG
- a CDS encoding MotE family protein encodes MGSLILAALLVAAAPEAPAAPAAPVAPVVEGPAASASPSSTSTATSTPKATATAPAPAPATANPNPTPSANPNPAATATSTSHPTAGGRGRGHKSAARAERKAAEEPLFELSAPQRPPIAEPPTLPPALTGSALRDELRASAHKRQEDLAALARERARLEKLTADLAAARAALREETARLDERVKKAAAEKAAGAARPSGPPRPGAPAEAEGQALAKTLRSMKPDQAAALLARLDRPLAVGLLRRMRPGDSAAVLEKMKPELAAELFSNLAGGTK; translated from the coding sequence GTGGGTAGCCTGATCCTCGCGGCGCTGCTCGTCGCCGCCGCGCCCGAGGCGCCGGCCGCGCCGGCGGCGCCGGTGGCGCCCGTCGTCGAGGGGCCGGCCGCGAGCGCGAGCCCGAGTTCGACTTCGACCGCGACCTCGACCCCGAAGGCGACGGCGACCGCGCCCGCGCCCGCGCCCGCGACGGCGAACCCGAACCCCACCCCGAGCGCGAACCCGAACCCGGCTGCGACTGCGACCTCGACGTCGCACCCGACCGCGGGCGGCAGGGGGCGGGGGCACAAGAGCGCGGCGCGCGCCGAGCGCAAGGCGGCGGAGGAGCCGCTTTTCGAGCTGTCCGCGCCGCAGCGGCCGCCGATCGCGGAGCCGCCGACGCTCCCGCCCGCCCTCACCGGGTCCGCGCTCCGCGACGAGCTGCGCGCCTCCGCGCACAAGCGGCAGGAGGACCTGGCCGCGCTGGCGCGCGAGCGGGCGCGGCTGGAGAAGCTCACCGCCGACCTCGCCGCGGCGCGCGCCGCCCTGCGCGAGGAGACGGCGCGGCTGGACGAGCGGGTGAAGAAGGCCGCCGCCGAGAAGGCGGCCGGCGCGGCCCGGCCGAGCGGCCCGCCGCGCCCGGGCGCCCCCGCCGAGGCGGAGGGGCAGGCGCTCGCGAAGACCTTGAGGAGCATGAAGCCGGACCAGGCGGCGGCGCTGCTCGCGCGCCTCGACCGGCCGCTGGCGGTCGGGCTCCTGCGGCGGATGCGCCCCGGCGACTCGGCCGCGGTGCTCGAGAAGATGAAGCCGGAGCTGGCCGCCGAACTGTTCTCGAACCTCGCTGGAGGCACGAAGTGA